AAGCGCCTGGCGGAGATCATCTCCCTTGAGGCCGGTGCGCACTTCGTACTGGATGCCAGGAGCGGCATCGAGCAGATCGAGACCCTCTTTCGACAACGGATCGAGAACGATGACACGGGGCATGAGGCACTACGCGCTTGTCGCGCGCCAGAAAACAGAACTGCGTTGCGCGGCTACATCACCCGCGATCGGTGGCGTCGCCCGATCCCCCGTCAGGCAGGGAGCGGCGAGCGCGGTTTGGTCGCCCCGGCATTCCAACGCCGGGGGAGCCGCTTGGAAGAATGAAACAGTAACAGCGCGGCCGCCGAAGGCCAAGGACCCAAGTCGCGCGGTTACGGGGCAACTACGAAACCGCCGCCGAGCGGGCCTCGGCTAGTACCTGGCAGGCGGCCGCGGTGCTGGCGCCGAACTCGACGGGCCGTCCCAACTCGTCGAGCACCAACTCGATTGCCGAGAGGGTCGAGAGGATGTCCAACTCGTCGACGATGCCCATGTGGGCGATGCGGAAGATCTTGCCCTTGAGATCCCCCTGACCGCCGGCCACCTTGATGCCGAAACGGGATTCGAGCAACTTGGTGAACTTGGAACCATCGAGCCCCTCTGGGAAGCGAACGGCGGTGAGACCGTCGGCCGGACGCGCGGCGAAGGGCTCGAGACCGATCGCGGCCACCCCAGCGCGGGTGGCGCGGCTCAAGACCCGGGCACGCTCCCAGATCGCTTCCATGCCGGTGGCACGGATCAGCTTCAGGTTCTCGGCCAGCGCGGCGATCATCGTGTGCGCCGGGGTCCAAGGCGTATCGGGGCCATCCTTGATCTTCTTGCGATGCTGCTTGAGATCGAAGTAGTATGCCTGCGGCTTGATCGATTCGATCTGTTTCCAGGCGGCGTCGCTTACGGTGAGGAAGGCAAGCCCCGGGGGCATCATGAGCGCCTTTTGCGAGCCGACGACCAGAATGTCGATCCCCCAGGCCTCGGTGCGGCATTCCATGACGCCGGCGCCGCTGATGCCATCGACGACGAAGAGTGCCTTCGACGGTGCGACGACCTGCGCGATCGCCTTGACGTCGTGGCCGACACCCGTGCTGCTCTCCATCAACGTGCCGTACACGGCGACCGCATCGGGGTGCTTCTCGAGCAAGGTGGCCACGTCATCGGCGCGGACGGCCTCGCCCCATTCGACCTCATGCTTGACCACCTCAATGCCGTAGGCCTGGCAGATATTGACCCAGCGGTGGGCAAAGTTGCCGGCGTCGAGCACGATGGCCTTCCCGCCGCGCGGCACGACATTCGTCACGGCGGCCTCCATGGCGCCCGTGCCCGAACTGGCCAGGACGATCACGTCGGATGACGTTTGAAACACCTCTTTGAGCCCCTCGAGCACCTCGGCGAACAAGGCGCGAAACTCGGGCGTACGGTGGTGATTCACCTGCTTGGCCAAAACGAGCAGGGCTTCCTCGGGCACCTGGGTGGGACCGGGGGTCATCAAACGTTTCTTGAGCATGGACGAATCCTTGAAGGGGCTACCGCGTAGCCGGCTATTCAGCGACCGAGCGCCGGTCCGCCGATGTCTTGGGCAAGCGGGGCAATCCATCCTGACGATTGCAGCCCGCAATTCCTCTCGCCAGGGGGCATTTTATCTCTGCCGTGGAACTTTGACGATGGGGTCTTGGCGAAGCAGTTCGACGCGCACCGCTCCCCCCGGGGGACACGAAGATCAGGGGAAAAGTTCGCCCGCTAGGCGGTCGGCAGCTCGAAGCCGGTTCGGCGGGGACGGTCGAGCAGGGCGTTGGCTTGCTCGTCTCCCTCGAACATTTCGCGTTTGGGGTCCCACTGCAGGGGGCGACCGATCTCGCGGGTGATGTTCGCCAGGTGGCAGACGCTCACCGAACGGTGGCCGATTTCGACGTCGGCCACGGGCAACTCGCGCGAGCGGATGCAGTCGAGCCAGTTCTGCATGTGCCAACGCGCCTGCCAGAGGGCGAGCTCGTCGCTCCACTTGCGTTCTTCTTCGGCCACGTTGACCTGCTTGTTCAACTCGGCGGCGATCTCGGGGGGATTCGAGCTGAACTTGTTGCGATTGATTTCGAGCTTGCCCTTCTCGCAGATGAAGACGGCGCCCCCCATGGGGCCGCGACCTGGCTCGATCACGAAGTTGACCGGCACGCCGCTGGCATACTTCATGGCGACCTGGCCGTGTGGGCCCTCGGAGAGGGGCTTCATTTCCACCGGACCCGTGTCGTCCATACCCAGGGCCCATTGGATCTGGTCGATGCCGTGCGCACCCCAATTGGTCATCTCGCCGCCGGAGAAGTCGCGCCAGCGCATCCAACCCATCCAGGCCTGGTTGTAGGGACGCATGGTTGATTGATTCAGCCAGACGTTCCAATCGAAGTTGGGGGGCAACTCTTGTTCGGCGGGATTCTCGGCCGGCGAGGCCTCGGGTCCGGTGTAGTTGATGGCGCGGACCTCGAGCACCTTGCCCAGCCCGCCGCTACGGACGAGCTCGCACGCCACGCGGTTCATCTCCATCGAACGCTGTTGCGAGCCGACCTGCAGCACGCGGTTGTGCTTGCGGACCGCGTCGACCAGCGCGCGACCTTCGCGCACGTAGAGGGTGAGGGGCTTTTCAGCGTAGACATCCTTGCCGGCCTGGCAAGCATGGATGCAGGGAAGGACGCGTTGAAATTCGCCCGTGGCCACGATCACGGCATCGACATCATTGCGCTCGAGCACGTGGCGATAGTCTTGATACGTGGTCCAATCGGCCCCCTTCTTCGCTTTGAACGCCTCGGCCCGTGGCAGGTTGCAATCCGAGAGGGCCACGATCTGCCCCTCCTCGGGAAGTTGCTCGAGCAGGAGCGACGCTCGCCCACCGACGCCGATCGCCCCGACGCGAATGCGGTCGTTCGCACCGGGCTTGCCGGGCGCCGCCAGCACGTGCCGCGGAATGATCGTGGGCATGCCCCAGGCGCCGGCGGCCAGGGCGGCCGAGGCGCCGAGGAACTGGCGACGAGTCGTGAGCTGCGAACGTACGGTGGGCGTCTTGTGCATGGCGGTGGGCGATCCGAAACGAGGCGTGATTTTGCGTTCCCCCGAGTCTGCGAGTATATCAGGGGAGCGGTCGGGGGGTACCTTTTTGCCGGACGGCCGCCCCTTTCCAATGCGAGAATCATGTCGCGAAGAATTCGTTGGGGAATCCTGGGAACGGCGACCATTGCCCGTGAGGCCGTGATCCCGGCCCTGCTGCGCGAACCGCACAACGCCAACTCGCAAGTCGCGGCCATCGCCTCGCGCGATTTGGAAAAGGCGCGCCGCGCGGCGGCGCAGTTCGGCATCGAGCGTGCGTACGGTTCTTACGAAGAACTGCTCATCGATACCTCGATCGACGCGGTCTACGTTCCGCTGCCGAATCATTTGCACGTGCCCTATGCTCTTCGTGCGTTGGAATGTGGGAAACACGTCCTGTGCGAGAAGCCGCTGGCCTGCACGGCGGACGAAGCGGAGCGGCTCGTGGCGGCCGCACAGTGTTTTCCGCATCTGAAGGTGATGGAGGCGTTCATGTACCGCCACCATCCACAATGGCATTGGGCGAAAGAGGTCGTGTCGAGTGGCGTGTTCGGACCGCTGCGCAGGGTCGAAATGAGCTTCACGTTCTTCGACGATAATCCGGCCAGCATTCTGCACCATGCCGAATGGGGAGGCGGGGCGCTGCTCGATATCGGCTGCTACGGCGTGTCGCTGGCGAGGTTTCTGTTCGGCGCCGAGCCGCTCAGCGTGCGCGGAAGGGAGCAGATCGATCCGCGGTTTGGCGTGGATCGCCTCACCGAGGGCACGCTTGAATTCGCAGCCGGCAGAGCGAACCTCCGCGCGGCGACGAACGAGGAGTTTTCGCAGCGGATGATCGCGCACGGCGAACTGGGCTGGCTCGAGCTCGAGACTCCATTTCTGCCCCCCGCCGACCGGCCCTGTGTGGGGCGACTGCGCAGGGGTGATCGCGTGGAAATACGCGAGTTCGGGCCGTGCGATCAGTACGGCATTCAGGCCGATCTGTTCGTGCAGGCGATCGTTGAAGACTTGTCCGTGCCAACGCCGCTTGCCGATGGGCTGGCGAATATGCGGGTTATCGACGCAATTGTGCGCAGCGCAAGGAATGGGCAGTCGGAACAGCCGTAAACGGCGGAGCAGTCTTGCGTATGGCCAGTTGGCGAGTCGGTGGGAGCTACTTGCTCGGTCGGGACTTGCTCGGGGCGACCGTCTTTTTGTCCTTGGGCTGCTTGGGCTTCTTCTTTTCTTTACGGATGTCTTTGCTACCCATGTCGGCGTGACCTGCTTGTTGATGATTTGACCTGCGTCCGAAGTGGCGCGGCAGGCGAGCGTTCCGTAATCTAGCGTGTGGTACGATTTCGACAACACTATGTGCGCAGCATGTCCTGATGGATGACCATGCGGCACCGACTTCCAGGCGGATTGCTTACGTTGCGGAGTGCGCCGGTAGGTTGCTTGACGACCTCGCGCCGAATGACTCGAATTCAACTACGTTACTTCTCCTGTTTTCGTTGAATCGATCCTGAAACGATTGCAGCACAACCGTATGACTACTTCGAACGCGGCTGGCGAGTTTTCTCACGTCCCTATCGTCGATGTGGCGCCACTCGTGGCGAATTCTGCCGGGCAAGGGGCCGTGGCCGAGCAATTGGGCGCCGCCTGCCGCGAGTGTGGGTTCTTCTATGTCGTGGGGCATGGGATCGAGCCGCGTCTGTTTGTGCAGCTCGAGGAGTTGAGCCGGCAGTTCTTTGCGTTGCCCACGGCCCAAAAGCAGGCAATCGCCATGTCGCGTGGCGGGCGGGCGTGGCGCGGGTACTTTGCCGTGGGAGATGAGCTCACCTCGGGCAAGCCCGATCAAAAAGAGGGGCTCTACTTCGGCGCGGAGTTGCCGGCCGATCATGCCGAAGTGTTGGCGGGCACGCCGCTGCATGGGGCGAACCTGTTTCCCGACGTGCCGGGCTTTCGCGAGGTGGTGCTGGAGTACGTGGGGGCGCTTACGGAGTTGGGGCACGCGCTGATGACGGGCATGTCGCTGAGCCTGGGGCTCGAGGCCGATTACTTCGCGCGCCGCTACACGCGCGATCCGCTGGTGCTGTTTCGCATCTTCAACTATCCGTGGTCGCCACCGCCGGCTGGCACGGACGAAGCCCGCTGGGGGGTCGGCGAGCATACCGACTACGGCCTGCTCACCATGCTCTGGCAGGACAGCACCGGCGGCTTGCAGGTGAAGAGCCGCAGTCGTTGGATCGACGCGCCGCCGATTCCCGGCTCGTTCATCTGCAATATCGGCGACATGCTGGATAGCCTTACGCGAGGCATCTATCGCAGCACGCCTCATCGCGTATTGAACATGGCGCAGCGAGACCGGCTGTCGTTTCCGTTCTTCTTCGATCCGAACTTCCGCGCGGAGATCCGCCCCATCGAAGAGCTGGCCGGTCATGAGATCGAGGATGATCGCGACGAGCGTTGGGACCGCGCGAGCGTCCACCACCTGAGCGGCACGTATGGGGACTACGTGCTGAACAAGGTGTCGAAGGTCTTTCCGCAGTTGCGCAGCGAAGTGATGTGACGGGCCGGCGCGTCAGTGCGGGACGTCGCCATCGTGGCCTAGCGCGGCCATGTAGGGGAGCGCATCGGGATCTTCGTCTCCGTCATCCTCGTCTTCCGTATGCGGTCGGTGGGCGTTGATCCATTCGATCACATAGTAGAAGACCGGCGTGAGAAAGATGCCGAAGACGGTCACGCCCAGCATGCCGCCGAAGACGGCCGTGCCGAGGGTACGGCGCATCTCGGCGCCGGCGCCGTGCGAAAGGATCAGCGGCACGACGCCGATGATGAAGGCCAGCGACGTCATGACGATGGGGCGGAGGCGGAGCTTGCAGGCCTCGAGGGTGGCCTCGCGCACGCTGACCCCCCGTTCGCGCTCGGCCTTGGCGAACTCGACAATGAGGATCGCGTTCTTGCACGCCAGGCCGATGAGCACGACGAAGCCGACCTGCGTGAAGATATTCACGTCGAGGCTGGCAAATAGCACCGCCGCGACCGAGCAGAGCAGGCACATCGGCACTACCAGAATCACGGCCAGCGGCAGGGCCCAGCTTTCGTACTGCGCGGCCAGCACGAGAAACACGAGCACGACGGCCAGGGCGAAGACGATCATCGCCGTGTTGCCGGTCTGAAGCTGCAAGAGGGCCAGCTCGGTCCATTCGGCGCGCATCATGCGGGGCAGGTTGGCCTTGGCGACCTGTTCCATTTCGGTCAGGGCCTGACCGGTGCTCACCCCCTGTTCGGCGGCGCCGTTGATGGGGGCGGCGCGATACAGGTTGTAGCGCGTGATGACGGTCGGCCCTTGCACGTCGCGCACGTCGCTGAACGCGGAGAGGGGGACCATGTTGCCCTCGGCGTTGCGAATCTTGAGTTGCTTGAGATCCTCGATCTGGTTGCGGAAATCGGGCCCGGCCTGGACGTTGACCTGCCAGGTGCGGCCGAAACGGTTGAAGTCGTTGACGTAGAGGGAACCGAGATAGACCTGCAG
This genomic stretch from Pirellulales bacterium harbors:
- a CDS encoding alanine--glyoxylate aminotransferase family protein — encoded protein: MLKKRLMTPGPTQVPEEALLVLAKQVNHHRTPEFRALFAEVLEGLKEVFQTSSDVIVLASSGTGAMEAAVTNVVPRGGKAIVLDAGNFAHRWVNICQAYGIEVVKHEVEWGEAVRADDVATLLEKHPDAVAVYGTLMESSTGVGHDVKAIAQVVAPSKALFVVDGISGAGVMECRTEAWGIDILVVGSQKALMMPPGLAFLTVSDAAWKQIESIKPQAYYFDLKQHRKKIKDGPDTPWTPAHTMIAALAENLKLIRATGMEAIWERARVLSRATRAGVAAIGLEPFAARPADGLTAVRFPEGLDGSKFTKLLESRFGIKVAGGQGDLKGKIFRIAHMGIVDELDILSTLSAIELVLDELGRPVEFGASTAAACQVLAEARSAAVS
- a CDS encoding Gfo/Idh/MocA family oxidoreductase; protein product: MHKTPTVRSQLTTRRQFLGASAALAAGAWGMPTIIPRHVLAAPGKPGANDRIRVGAIGVGGRASLLLEQLPEEGQIVALSDCNLPRAEAFKAKKGADWTTYQDYRHVLERNDVDAVIVATGEFQRVLPCIHACQAGKDVYAEKPLTLYVREGRALVDAVRKHNRVLQVGSQQRSMEMNRVACELVRSGGLGKVLEVRAINYTGPEASPAENPAEQELPPNFDWNVWLNQSTMRPYNQAWMGWMRWRDFSGGEMTNWGAHGIDQIQWALGMDDTGPVEMKPLSEGPHGQVAMKYASGVPVNFVIEPGRGPMGGAVFICEKGKLEINRNKFSSNPPEIAAELNKQVNVAEEERKWSDELALWQARWHMQNWLDCIRSRELPVADVEIGHRSVSVCHLANITREIGRPLQWDPKREMFEGDEQANALLDRPRRTGFELPTA
- a CDS encoding Gfo/Idh/MocA family oxidoreductase gives rise to the protein MSRRIRWGILGTATIAREAVIPALLREPHNANSQVAAIASRDLEKARRAAAQFGIERAYGSYEELLIDTSIDAVYVPLPNHLHVPYALRALECGKHVLCEKPLACTADEAERLVAAAQCFPHLKVMEAFMYRHHPQWHWAKEVVSSGVFGPLRRVEMSFTFFDDNPASILHHAEWGGGALLDIGCYGVSLARFLFGAEPLSVRGREQIDPRFGVDRLTEGTLEFAAGRANLRAATNEEFSQRMIAHGELGWLELETPFLPPADRPCVGRLRRGDRVEIREFGPCDQYGIQADLFVQAIVEDLSVPTPLADGLANMRVIDAIVRSARNGQSEQP
- a CDS encoding isopenicillin N synthase family oxygenase: MTTSNAAGEFSHVPIVDVAPLVANSAGQGAVAEQLGAACRECGFFYVVGHGIEPRLFVQLEELSRQFFALPTAQKQAIAMSRGGRAWRGYFAVGDELTSGKPDQKEGLYFGAELPADHAEVLAGTPLHGANLFPDVPGFREVVLEYVGALTELGHALMTGMSLSLGLEADYFARRYTRDPLVLFRIFNYPWSPPPAGTDEARWGVGEHTDYGLLTMLWQDSTGGLQVKSRSRWIDAPPIPGSFICNIGDMLDSLTRGIYRSTPHRVLNMAQRDRLSFPFFFDPNFRAEIRPIEELAGHEIEDDRDERWDRASVHHLSGTYGDYVLNKVSKVFPQLRSEVM